A window from Toxoplasma gondii ME49 chromosome IX, whole genome shotgun sequence encodes these proteins:
- a CDS encoding hypothetical protein (encoded by transcript TGME49_279315), translated as MRSAKMSRVAFATGGSFEIVHIRFLSPHFDFVGALLCCIWFNLRRPIVFVSARRRLRRDAKSRSCLEPSLDMGGSKRATLASQLASTSVEPRPCVVSNEESRSLQFRATGFGRVNVREPRLFSGLLSPFSARRLRTKKVESSRFVSEKVPRGCGNTPASRREKDRSRHRVFFVLAVTLSI; from the exons ATGCGTAGCGCGAAGATGTCGCG TGTCGCGTTCGCGACTGGAGGCAGCTTCGAGATCGTTCACatccgttttctgtcgcctcaCTTCGACTTCGTGGGAGCCTTGCTCTGTTGTATCTG GTTCAACCTTCGACGGCCAATCGTCTTCGTGTCTGCGAGAAGACGTCTGCGTCGAGATGCAAAGAGCCGTTCCTGTCTAGAGCCCTCTCTTGACATGGGAGGGTCTAAACGCGCAACGCTCGCTTCACAGCTGGCGTCGACTTCTGTGGAGCCTCGGCCGTGTGTAGTTTCCAACGAAGAATCACGAAGTTTGCAGTTTCGCGCGACTGGCTTCGGCCGAGTGAACGTACGAGAACCTCGCCTGTTCTCAGGCCTTCTGAGTCCGTTTTCTGCCCGACGTCTCCGTACCAAAAAGGTAGAATCGTCTCGCTTCGTCAGTGAGAAAGTTCCTCGCGGATGTGGAAATACACCTGCGTCGCGCCGTGAAAAAGACCGGAGCCGCCATAGAGtgttcttcgtcctcgccgtCACCCTTTCCATTtga